The window TGTTGCCTTATAGGATATTGCTTGCTCTAGGCCTGATATGAAGTTGCTTATTTCAAGTGCCAAACTAGATGTGGACAAGTTCAGTGATTTTTTTCACTCCACCCTGATATTTAGATATCCAGGAAGGCGGTATCCAGTTGAAATTCTTCACACCAGTGCACTTGAAGCAGATTACTTGGATGCAGCTATTGTTACTGCTCTTCAAATACATGTGCAGCAACTGTGTGgcgatattttgatttttcttatcaGTCAAGAGGAAATTGAAGCATCGGAAGAGCTTTTGAAGCATATGTAAGGGGTTTTGGCTCCAAAATTGCCGAACTCATAATATGCCCAATATATGCTAATTTGCCTACAGATCTTCAGGCAAAGATATTTGAACCCACGCCAGAAGGTGCTCGTAAGGTGGTCCTTGTGACAAATAGTTTTAAGGttgtatttttaattgactTGTGCAGAGCATAAGTGGATACAGAATGTGGACAGGGCTCCCAACGTTTCACTAGGACAAAATGTCCAGACAAGGATAAAGcaattctctttgatgaataaGTTCAAGAAGAAAGTTCTCTGAGTGAGTCCTTGGATATTGCCTTGTTGGATTTCAGTGCCGTTCTTAGTGCAAAGTTAAACTTGAATCATGTTTCCCTCATTGTTAATGTAGGTAGTAGCAGACAATTTGGCTGATGAGCAAGTGGATCATATCAAAGAGATGTTCCACGTGATGGACACCGATAAAAATGGAGATCTGACATTTGAAGAGTTGAAACATGGCCTGCACAAATATGGACAGCAAGTTGCTGATCCTGATGTGTAGATGCTGATGGATGCAGTAAGATCACCTATTCAACAGCttagcacatttttttttttttgacatggtttatgttttcttcttccatgtcAACGCATTGTATGCTGTGAAGTGCATGATTTTGCTTAAATTGCAAGGCATTTGGAAGATTAAGGATGGATTACATAATACGGAACTATGTTTTTCATCAGTTagtcaaagatttgatcatgagGTTGTATCACCATTTCACATAATTGATAGAacttcttgcaaaatcaaatggATTTCGATAATTTGATGAGTCACAATTTCTTGTGTTAGCATCTAAAATAGAACTCCATCTTATATGAGAATAGG of the Eucalyptus grandis isolate ANBG69807.140 chromosome 10, ASM1654582v1, whole genome shotgun sequence genome contains:
- the LOC104422009 gene encoding pre-mRNA-splicing factor ATP-dependent RNA helicase DEAH1-like produces the protein MYTLDAVLRKKAFDVLERVAILLDIVRKVRQSKTTNELLQGNVDKVFHETPLWFAEVLELVELVRKPSKGGPPSLLEQSDADIACSRPDMKLLISSAKLDVDKFSDFFHSTLIFRYPGRRYPVEILHTSALEADYLDAAIVTALQIHVQQLCGDILIFLISQEEIEASEELLKHIA